The following coding sequences lie in one Oncorhynchus kisutch isolate 150728-3 linkage group LG17, Okis_V2, whole genome shotgun sequence genomic window:
- the LOC109907273 gene encoding protein tyrosine phosphatase type IVA 2, with translation MGRLANMNRPAAVEIAYEGMRFLITHNPTNATLNKFTEELKKFEVSTLVRVCDATYDKAPVEKGGIEVVDWPFDDGAPPPTQIVDDWLNLLKTKFRDEPGCCIAVHCVAGLGRAPVLVALALIETGMKYEDAVQFIRQKRRGAFNSKQLLYLEKYRPKMRLRFKDANGHNCCVQ, from the exons ATGGG CCGTCTCGCCAACATGAACCGCCCTGCAGCAGTGGAGATTGCCTACGAGGGCATGAGGTTCCTCATCACACACAACCCCACCAACGCCACGCTCAACAAGTTTACCGAG gagCTGAAGAAGTTTGAGGTGAGCACGCTGGTGAGAGTGTGTGACGCCACCTACGACAAGGCCCCAGTGGAGAAGGGGGGGATCGAGGTCGTG GACTGGCCCTTTGATGATGGTGCCCCGCCCCCCACCCAGATAGTGGATGACTGGCTGAACCTGCTGAAGACTAAGTTCCGAGACGAGCCTGGCTGCTGCATCGCTGTGCATTGTGTGGCGGGGCTGGgccg AGCTCCAGTCCTGGTGGCCTTAGCTCTGATTGAGACCGGGATGAAGTATGAGGATGCGGTGCAGTTCATACGACA gaAGAGACGTGGAGCTTTCAACTCCAAACAGCTACTTTACCTGGAGAAGTACAGACCCAAGATGCGTCTGCGGTTCAAGGATGCCAACGGCCACAACTGCTGCGtccaatag